The segment ACACTATACTCAATTCTGCCCCTTGCTTTCCCCCCTGATAGTTTATTTTGGAAATCATTTCACATCAATACATAGAGAagcttctttattcttttttatagccacATATTGTGTGAATGTGCATAATTTTTAAACCGGTATTCTACTAATagaaatttaggttgtttccaatcttttagTATCACAAAATAATATTGTACAAACATCTAATATTCTCTCTTCAATTTAGGAATTAATGCTTAGCCAAATATGATTAAAATGGTCTCTGTTCTGGTCTGGATGCCTGTCTGTCTTGATTGTCCAAAGTTCTACTCCCTCTAAGCTCTTGTGCCAAGGCATCCTTTATAAgattccttttctccatctctgcttATAAATGATCCAAAGGCAAGTATTTATAAAGTCTTATCACTTATAAACCTTTCTTTAAGAAGTCCtgggaaaataaaactttgtttttcacgAAAAGTTTTTGCATTATTTACCCCTCAGTTCCACAAACATCTGCTgttgctgaaaaggctgtattaAACTCTGCTACCTCTAGTAGAAGGAGGAAATTTCTGATGAACATCCAAGTAGAAATGGAGGTTCcacctctgctttctctcctccatAAATCCCACCTCATCCCCAAGGACCTTCTCATGAAGCCTCCCATGAAATGCCACTAGTCAACTTTTCCCCTACTGCTCTAAAGAAGCTCTAAAATGTTACTGTTAAAAGCATTTCACACTAACTAGTATTAAAACAGACCCTTGGGCCCTTTGcagttgttccctctgcctgaaatgctcttaCTCTTGATAAACACATGGGCTTGCTTCCCCACTTCAAGGACTGTTGAAACGCGTCTTCAAAGAGTCCTGTTCTCTCTCACCTAACTTCCTATCTCTCTTACCCTGCTGTTTGTTGCTTCATGTCACCATCACCTGATTTATATAGGCGTTGTGTCTCCCCTCCCTGAATTTGAACCTTGAAAGAATAGCCTCGTTTTATTTGGTGCTATATTTCCAGAACCTAGCTAGCACTTGTATATCATTCAGAACATTTTTGTTTAGGTATCAGTGAATGAATACTATCCCAATTATAGGCAGAAATTCTATAATATACACGGAATGGGGGGTGAAAATGTATAGTAATACATAAATGTAAGGCCCTATTACTGCCTCAATTTAACTTTTGTTGACTAGatccaagagaaggaaaataaacagaactgAAGTTCCCTGAGTAGTTTTCAACGTCCTTCCTTCAGTTCAGATTACGTGCGCGCtgtgtctcaaaaaaaaaatttatccaaATAAGCAACTTGCGGCAGGTCCAGTAGTAATTACGCCAGAGATCTGACTCTCAAAGTTGCATTTGACCTAACATGTTAACACAAATGTTTGAAGGAAGCAGCGACGGTCCTTCTGCTCTAGGAAGCACACTGCTAGCAGTTCTGACTCATGCTAGGTTCGGACGAATGGTTTGCCGGGAATCCGCAAGCACTTCCGGTTTTCTAAACAGCCGGGACGCCCAGCTCCTGTCACCAACTGTTTACGACAACGTGCCGACATGTCGTTCTGCTATTCCAGTGACCTTCAGTACCCGCGGAGACATCGTACGACGGAAGGCCTCTGGCCGTGCGCTGATTGGTTGCGCGCTGAGGCCAGCCCCGCCCCCTGTCTTCCGCTCTCCAGTTCAGCGGAAGCCGCCGAGTTCGCCGCGGAGTTCTCCTCTGAGTCTCTACTTTGTAGACGCCGAGCCGTCGCGCAGCTGCGATGCCGCGTGGAAGCCGAAGCCGGACCTCCCGCATAGCCCCTCCGGCCAGGTGAGGCCACCGCGGGGTTTGGGGCCCTGCCGGCGCCGTGACGCAGGGAGGCCGCGCTAGGCGTTCGGCGCGGCGGGGCGGAAGCTGGCGGAGGCCGCGACTAGGGCGTCTGAAGGCCGACGCGGCGTGGACCATTCTCCGCCCGTCGCAAGCACTTTGTAAACGGGCCTTGGCTAGATTTCCCGTTAGTGGCAAACTTTCTAATGCCCATGAATTATTGCTTAAAATACCTCATAGCTCATTTTAAGTTGCAACAGTCAAGTTGTAAAAAGAAGTGGACGTTTTGTAAGTGTAAACCGCTGAAACGTCAAAAGTACCAAAGAAAATGTAGAAGAAGGGTAATATAATCGGGAAAATGATCGAATTTCAATTCAGTGAATAATCTTTGAGCACCTGCCATGAGCAGTGAGTGTTCCAGGGGTTGGGTATAGTAGGGAACACGGTCACTAAGGCCGTATGTGTACATTTGTGCACGTGTACATGACATTTTCTAGTTAATgaagtacttttaaaaagtacttccaGTTACCTCATGATAACCCTAGAGATCGatgttattcctattttacagaaataaagaaactggAGACTCAGAATAAGTGTCTTGTCTAAACGGCCATGTCTCCAGTAAGAGGAAAGCCAGATCTCAGACCCTAGTTTTTAGATGACCAAGTATAGTACATTTAGTATAGTACCACATTGCTTTTCTGGACTAAGATGAATTGTGTTCGGTGTGCTAGCAGTGTAGGGAATGGGTTCGCTTATGGAAAGAAACTTCTATCCAAAGGACAGCAGACCACATTTTATAAAGTTACTCTAGATGAAGTTATAAACTTTTCACCCCCCTTATTTGGGTGAAGAGCACCCAAGCAAACAAtgtgaaaaataggcagagggaGGATAATATAGGTGAAGATTTTTAAAGCAGGACTGGACATATTAGTGAAATTGTTGAAAGCATCCAAATGCCCTACAGACGGGAAAGAATcgaaattaattttggtataacAGTTCAGGCAAGTCACTTCCAGTTACTGGTCTTCAGTGTTCCATCCGTAAAATGAAGGAATTGGACTAGATTGTTTCCCCAGATGACTATCTGCAGGCCTTCATTCAGATGTTACCAGCTCAGGGAGATTTCTCTTGACTATCCTAAAATTGTGACATCCCACAACATGCTCTCCCTCTcttgatattttttccttaacatttaaTACCACGTGGAGAATTCTGTAAGGATATTTTAACCtcttaatattttacaatttttatgaAGTAATGGAGTAACTGTGTTCTTTAAAGGTACTGTGGGCTGTGTGACTATATGGAAATGGTTGcaaaagagcaggaaaaaataGTTTATAGTTGGTGATTACAACCTTAACAAAAGGTTAAAGAGATAAAGTTATGCAATACAATAGTACAGGGAATTGTGTTCTGTAAAGTTTTCTTGTATGTGTATAGTATTtgtgtttaataatttaaaatgaaaatcctgAGGTTTATTGtaatatacaagtttttgttttgttttgtttttaatttttattggggaatattgggaaatagtgtgtttctccagggcccatgagctccaagtcgtccttcaatctagttgtggagggcgcagctcagctccaagtccaattgccattttcagtctttagttgcagggggcacagtccaccatcccatgcaggaattgaaccagcaaccttgttaagagctcacgctctaaccaactgagccatccagctgccccacaaatttattttaagttgacAATTTCTAGACCTGGTTAGAAGTGGGAACTTcatactttttgttcttttctttcacagCCGGGCACCTCAGATGAGACCTGTGCCCAGGCCAGCGCCAGCAGCTCAGCCTCCagcagcagctgcaccatttgcTGTTGGCTCACCTGCTCCGGCACCCCGGCAGCCAGGTCTGATGGCCCAAATGGCAACCACTGCGGCTGGTGTGGCTGTGGGCTCTGCTGTTGGCCACACATTAGGTCATGCCATCACTGGGggcttcagtggaggaagtaatgCTGAGCCCGCAAGGCCTGACATCACTTACCAGGTAAGATTTTGTCCAGTGTTTCCCTTCAGTGGTGTATTTTATGAGAAAACCTAGTTATTTGTAAGTTCCATATGTGTAAGAACTGTCTGTAATCTTAGAAGCTAGAGTGCTGttaacagaaaatgttttatcaAAAGCCACATTTGGCAGTTGAGTTAGTACCTTAGGCCAGTATCAGCAAGGActatacaaattatatttcttcCAAAGGAGCAGAATTGCAGTGTTGTAACCTGATTCAACCTGTAAAACAGCCATTTTCCccttactttaaatattttgtctaatTCAGTCTCAATCTTAGTTAAGTGTTCAAAAAATCTCTTTACTAGCTCTTTGCTTTCTGATCTCTTACCTGACATTTGCCACTGCCCTCTTTCTGAGGTATGTGAATTTTCTTCTCTACTGAGCATGGGTGTGTATTCTGTTGCATTTCTGGTGTACTTGAAactcttcatccatccatccatttttctGTAACagtcccattttttttctccatgaaacTTCACTGAATCACATCTTTAAATGCCCAGGTAACCATTTCACTTTATTTGCATCTCTGTTCTTGAATCTTTCTGATCGTATCTGGAATTGTTAAAGTTCATTTTCTGCCTTGAAAATTTTTCACTTTCCATGTTATTGGATGGAAACTTTAATTTACATCTGGGTTTAGCTCTCTTTCCCCAGTTAACCTCAAAGACAATGGATACTGTTCTTTGTTCAGGtataaatatgcttttctttctaaatggTCCTATATGTTCTGCCTTTGCAGGAGCCTCAGGGAATCCAGCCGGCataccagcagcagcagcagcagtttgGCCCATGCCACTATGAGATGAAACAATTTTTGGAGTGTGCCCAGAACCAGGGTGACCTGAAACTTTGTGAGGGTTTCAGCGAGGTGCTGAAACAGTGCAGATTTGCAAATGGTAGGTGATATATCAGTCCATGATTGAACTTTCATGTGCTTATTCATTTAATGGTACTTCTGGGCCCTGTAGGGAGTCTGTTTAATAAATCAAACTGACAAGTTAGaggagattttattaaaattactctaaaaaaaaaatctaacttatAACAAGAAGTTAGTCCAGAGGTTTCTAGTCATTACTTAATATTTTACCAGTTCTGAATCTGATTCTTCCTTAAGTAGGTATAGATCAGTGTGCCAGATCTTAATGGTGGTTAACTGTATGTGAGTGATCTAGACTTAAGGTTATGAATATAAAATTCCGTTTTTACCAAAGTCCAGGAGTGCACAGAGACTCTGATAATGTTGTCGTTCTACACGCCTCATTTGAGAGAGAcaagtttttttaaatctcagtggAACACTGAGATTTAGGCTCTCCAAAATGTCGACTTGTCTTCACGTAATTTCCTCCTATCAACCTAAGAATTCACCATctattaaaatgcttattttcattttcccacattcattttgGTAGGACATAGGGGAGAAGTTAATCCTATCAGGTGGTTGAACCATGAAAGTAAGAGATGCATGTCCAAGTTTATCAGAATTCTTTGATGTAGCTACATCTCGTACCAAAGTGGCTGTATTTCTGTGTCAGGACTCTGTCCCTGTCTTAGTACATGTGCCCTGTCTTTTCTAAGTTGTGACAAGTGCAGAGATGAAGTTTTGTTGGTTGCAGGATGCCTTCAATAACTTGTGAAAGAAACGAATAACCCTGTGCTTTTTCCCTCTCGTAATTGATagggtttctgttttgttaggaATATACAGGAAATGCTCCTCTAATGTACCTTTTTTGTTTGCAGGATTAGCCTAATGAAGTTCAAATTGAAGATATGGAAACTCATCTCTCATGACCATGTTaatttagtataaaaatataagtgCTACTGAAAGTGTAAAGTATAAAACCACCAGTTAAACCTCTCCTCCAGCATTAATAGCTTCCTTGCCACAGAATTGCAATGGACAGGGTGTTTGTAACTGTACAGAAGTTAATTGAGATGATAATGAGTTTGAGGCTGAGCAAATGTTTGTGTGGCCTCCTTATACAAGCTTTTATGATGTTATTGTTTGTGAATCAATTAGAATAAAgtgattttcttccaaaatggTGTCTCATAAGTTCACGGTCATAAATATATATGGTATACACATGCTGAACATAATGCATTTTGCAGATGAACACAATTGTCTCaacatgtctttaagtttatctGGTTTATAGTCCCTGGATGTTACTATCCACCAGAGCCTCCGGGAGAGTTGTCTGAGGATTTTTGTAGAGATATAGCCACGTAAACAGTAGCTCACTAGCAAACATGCTGTTCATTCAAAAGGTACCAGATACTACAGGCCTTTGGAGCCAGTGTTCAGTAAACCGAGCAGTAAccgaaaactttaaaatattaattgttcTAATCAGGTGAGTGATACATGAAATGGGTTCCCTGTGGCCAGATCTTCACAACGTGTCACTGTTTTCCTAGAATATCCAGTTAGTTGATCAGAGATGAAAACCGTTCTGTTAATACAGGCAGTCCCCCTGATGGTGTTTTCTCCTAGGGTGTTGTAGTGTCCTCTTCCTGACAGACTGGGGCTAGCTGCAGTTCTGAGGAGATGGACTCAACTGAGGTGcatcgtttttttttttgtttttcttaatgaacCAAGCTCCAAAccttcaaagaactgaaaatgtcGTTAACTTCGTAGGAGTTGGCCTCCAGTCTACATTATGCTCCTGTAGTTTTCTCACTTTCAGATGgacctgatttttttcccctcttaagtTTCAGAGACCTATATTATGCAAGGTGAGTGAAGTgatgttgaatgagtgaattagtTGCTGCCTCCTGTTCTGTGTTCTTAGAGTGCCCACTCGGTACCTAGTACTCAGTTACCAAAAGGGGGCAAGACTGCCTCCTCCCAAACGACACAGACAAGTCACTCCTGGCAAGAACCCTAAGTCCTGGGTTCATCAGTGGgctctttgcccattttcctgGAGGCTCACTGTTAATGTCCCTTATGTCTAATGTGTGGTGGTGTATAGTGGGTACCCAAATATTGTTAAGTTAGTGACTCAAAGGAAAAGAATCACTGATAACAAAATGCAAGAGTCCGGCTGGCCTGGCCTCTCCCCGGGAGGAACCTGGCTCCACAGGGAAGGGCACAGGGACTAATCCACTAGGTGCACTGGCCTTTTGCCCTAAGGTCAGAAGGATTTTTGTCATGTATTGAAAGTATAAACCAGCATGAGTCAAATCTATAGCttagaacaagagaaaaaaaaaggctactGAGAGTAAAAGGAGGAGACAGCTATTCTCATCCTTGCAGCCTGGTGGTTGCATCTCAGTAAACTGCAGATCTTTATACATAAAGCTTGTACCCTGAAGTCATTTCCAGCTCCTTTCTACATAGCAATTCAGTGAAGCATTTCCCTAGACTGAAAAGTAGGTGGTCAGCATGATACAACAGAAAGAGAACTTGGGCCCACAGCTGGGGTTAATCTAGGCCTTCCTACTCACCTATCTGGTGACGTTGAGCAAGTCTCATTCTCTAAAATTGGCTAATACCCGAGTTTGGGGTCCAAGCGAGTGCGATAAAGTGCTTGTAAAATGGGTGTTGATGGGCTCAGCTGTGAAGCACCGTATTACTCCCCCTTAATCTTGTATATCAGAATTAGGGGTTTGAGAAAGACTGCTTTAGAATAAGTGAGAGCAATAAATGTGTCTGCAGTGTGCCAGCATGTTGCATACATGATGTCCAATTCTGTCAATCAgtgatgacacacccaaagagccCAAGTCGCACAGGTAGAGCTTGCGTGCTTTCCCTGGCACACAACTCTTCCCAGTAGAAACTGCAGGCTGAAAACAAAATGGATTAAGGATGAAATAATGGAGGCAGATCAGAGGTGGTTCCTGAAGGAGATGTTCCCTAGCCCTTAAGGTCTGCATTTTGTAGGTCAGCCACACAAAATGCCCCGGGCGGGTCCCAACCTCCAGGCCCTAACAGTAGTGTGGATGCACTGCTGTTTCCTAATGTCACAAACAAATCTCGCTCCCAGAAAAGTGAATGCATTCCTGGCAAGGGACTGGCTTCATATTCTCTGGGCCGGGAGGCCAGGTGAGCTTCAGAAGGAAGGCTGATCACCTCAGGCCGTAATGGCTTGTCCCAGGTCTCCCGAGCTTCCCTCGCCCTCCACCAGAGGTCACCCCTACTGAGACGTGGCTCCATGCGCTGTCCCTGCTGAGCCTTGGCCTGCTTCCCGGGTTTGCAGTTGTGATTTATTTTTGGCACCTCAGCCTTCCCTCATCAAGGAGCAAAGCCCGAAAGGAAGAGTAGCAAGATAATCCTGCTCTGGCCACAGGTGTCTGGTCGGGACACGCTTCAGTCCTCTGTTGTACCCCCTTCCCCAAGGGGCTCTGGGACCTTTGGATTCCTGTTGAGTTCACTCAAGGGCCTGAGAGGACCTAACGGTAAGTAGCTGGGCCAGTGATGGACGAAAGCCAGGCGGCCAGCGGGGAGACGGGGAGGCTGTGGGGCAGAGAAGACAAACCCTCAACTACATTAGACTCACTTCTCCCTTCCAAAAGCAGATGGGCTGCAAGAGTGAGCGTTGACTCTTGAAGCCCCCTCCAAAGGAGTTCATCTATAGAAAGTGGGTCTCTGTGACGGTACTCTGACTCTGAGTTTGGGGGTGCGATATTATGTTCTAGAAAGGACAAAGCTACCTACTCCCACTTGGTGACTCTTTTCAAAGGGGTCTTGGGAAGGGTGTCGGGGTGCAGGTGGGGGCAGTGGACTGTGGCATGAAGTCGGCCCCAAGTTAGACCTAGAGCAAAGTGCTGGGGCAGGAGAAACCTCCCCCATGCCACCCTAGGAGAGAAATGCAGCTAGAATTACGTGGACCTGGCCGTGCCAAGGCACAGAGTCCCCAGCACAGATGGCAGTCTGGGGTGGGTCCAGATATACCCTCTGCTGACAGAGGGCTGGGGCAAAGGAAAGCCCCAGTGCTACCCAGCTTTGGGAGCTGGGGGCACAGGTGCCCCTCTTGGGAACTTAAAAAGGACTTGCCAGAAAACTAGCTTGTTTTTATGGGGAACAGACACTCCTGTGCTCAGCTGGGGTTGCTGACAGGGCAGAGGCAGCCTGTGAGCAGCCCAGGAGCCTGCTGCTGGCAGAGTAGACTGTTATTCTAGTCCTTTCTCTGGTAACCAGGCACCCAGCAGTGGGGACAACAGGCTTCCTGGAACAGCCAGCCTGAGTCTGAGAGAGACAGCCAGGGCTGCCGCTAGGCTGTCAGCAAATGGCCTCTTTGACAGGCTAGGCCTTCTTGGGCCCAGAAAGGGCAGTAAGTGGGCCTAGACGCAGTTTGGGCCCTGCAGAGTGGCAACTGgtgcctgttttctttctttttttttaattaaagtttattggggtgacaactgttagtaaagttacatagatttcaggtgtacaattctgtattacatcatctgtaaattccattgtgcgttcaccacccagagtcagttctccttccatcaccatatatttgatcccctttaccctcatctaccaccccccaccccccttaccctctggtaaccactaaacaattgtctgtgtctatgagtttttgtttctcatttgtcttgttcttttgttgtttgtggttgatatgccacatatcagtgaaatcatagggttctctgctttttctgtctgccttatttcgcttagcattatactctcaagatccatccatgttgtcacaaatggtcctctatcatcttttcttaccgccgaatagtattccattgtgtatatataccacaacttctttatccattcatccatcgaaggacattttggttgtttccatgtcttggccaccataaacaaagctgcaatgaacattggagcacacgtgtctttaggtataaatgttttcagattttttgggtagatgcccaggagagggattgctgggtcatatggcaattctattcgtaatttttttaagaacctccacactgccttccataatggcttgGTGCCCTTTTTCTATCTTCTTCCTGCTGGTGGATGATTTTCTCCATTCCTCAAATCCTTCATTGAGGTGGGAGTTCAGTACCAGGTAGCCTCCTCATAGCTGAAGCTCAGCTGGCCAGCCTAGCTTCTGCATGTCCAGGCCTGAATGTCTGGGCTCTGCTCTTCCCCAGCTGCAGCAGGGCCCCTCTGTGCTCTCTGGCCATTGTTAGGTAGGACATGGGGCATTCTGCC is part of the Rhinolophus sinicus isolate RSC01 linkage group LG03, ASM3656204v1, whole genome shotgun sequence genome and harbors:
- the CHCHD2 gene encoding coiled-coil-helix-coiled-coil-helix domain-containing protein 2; translation: MPRGSRSRTSRIAPPASRAPQMRPVPRPAPAAQPPAAAAPFAVGSPAPAPRQPGLMAQMATTAAGVAVGSAVGHTLGHAITGGFSGGSNAEPARPDITYQEPQGIQPAYQQQQQQFGPCHYEMKQFLECAQNQGDLKLCEGFSEVLKQCRFANGLA